The Thamnophis elegans isolate rThaEle1 chromosome Z, rThaEle1.pri, whole genome shotgun sequence genome contains a region encoding:
- the LOC116521812 gene encoding vomeronasal type-2 receptor 26-like, with product MPEQFPLESNACFIPTDNSELISSFYRYLTQNYQHILALEFALKEINENPHLLPNITLGLHVYNSNFIGSWTYRGALELLSTKGKFIPNYKCDGQNNEVAVIGGPFTKIALDMANIFCNYKIEQKEICFDFIISYPKKTYTNQYTEMLEDGNELYDAVMASMASAVVVQGEFMLSMRLMFSYQVSSIDEKVWIMIAQMDFTSTSMQRNWPLHFIHGAISFVVHLGDLVGFQDFVRERNLATNQEDGFLKDFWEDVFQCAFPNSSGEKNFDDICTGEEKIETLPSSIFDMNMSSHSYTLYNAVYAVVHALHALYAFKRNHKVLPGTSQLNLLHQEFWQLHHFLRTVSFNNNAGEPVSFDESGQLVSGFDLINWIPLPNQSLLRVKVGSLDVHISEEMKFTIQEKAIVWPTSFNQVQPLSVCNEHCLPGQRKAMKEGKLFCCYDCLPCAEGKISAQEDADDCVSCPGEQYANVHQNACIVKEITFLSYQESLGITSLVFAFSFAFMTVLVLVIFIKHNDTPIVKANNRSLSYLLLISLLFSFLSTFLFIGRPTVLTCLLRQIAFSFIFSVAISCVLAKTIIVVLAFMATKPGSGIRKWVGNKLSASIVFSCSFLQASLCTIWLTTSAPFPTFDMYSLHKEIILECNEGSTYMFYCVLGFMNILALVSFLVAYLSRNLPDTFNEAKFITFSMLIFCSVWLSFFPAYLSTKGKLMVAVEIFSIFGSSAGLLACIFLPKCYSIILQPELNKREQLVRRK from the exons ATGCCAGAGCAATTTCCATTGGAAAGCAATGCATGCTTCATTCCGACAGACAATAGTGAGTTAATATCATCATTTTACAGGTACTTGACACAAAACTATCAGCATATTCTGGCTTTGgaatttgctttgaaagaaatcaaTGAAAACCCTCACCTCCTACCCAACATCACCTTGGGCCTTCATGTTTACAACAGCAACTTCATTGGAAGCTGGACCTATCGTGGTGCACTAGAGCTTCTTTCAACAAAGGGCAAATTCATCCCCAATTACAAGTGTGATGGCCAGAACAATGAAGTAGCTGTCATTGGAGGACCCTTTACAAAGATTGCTCTGGATATGGCAAATATTTTTTGCAACTACAAGATTGAACAG AAAGAAATCTGCTTTGACTTTATTATAAGTTACCCCAAAAAGACATACACTAATCAGTACACTGAAATGTTAGAGGATGGAAATGAACTATATGACGCTGTCATGGCAAGCATGGCATCTGCTGTGGTTGTACAAGGTGAATTTATGCTAAGTATGAGGTTGATGTTCTCTTATCAAGTTTCATCAATAGATGAGAAAGTCTGGATTATGATAGCCCAGATGGATTTCACTTCCACTTCTATGCAAAGGAACTGGCCTCTACACTTCATTCATGGTGCTATATCCTTTGTGGTTCACTTAGGGGACTTGGTAGGATTTCAGGATTTTGTTAGGGAAAGGAATCTGGCCACCAATCAAGAAGATGGCTTTCTCAAGGATTTTTGGGAAGATGTGTTTCAATGTGCGTTCCCCAACTCCAGTGGAGAGAAGAATTTTGATGACATATGCACTGGGGAGGAGAAAATTGAGACACTCCCTTCTTCAATTTTTGATATGAACATGAGTAGCCACAGTTACACCCTCTACAATGCTGTCTATGCTGTGGTACATGCCTTGCATGCTCTATATGCATTCAAAAGAAACCACAAAGTTTTGCCAGGTACAAGTCAACTGAATCTTCTCCATCAAGAATTTTGGCAG TTGCATCATTTTCTGAGGACTGTTTCATTTAACAATAATGCTGGGGAGCCTGTTAGTTTTGATGAAAGTGGCCAATTGGTGTCAGGATTTGATCTAATCAACTGGATCCCCTTGCCGAATCAGTCCCTCCTTAGAGTCAAAGTTGGAAGCTTAGATGTACATATTTCTGAAGAAATGAAGTTCACCATTCAGGAGAAGGCCATTGTCTGGCCCACCAGTTTTAATCAG GTTCAGCCCCTTTCAGTGTGCAATGAACATTGTCTTCCAGGTCAAAGAAAAGCCATGAAGGAAGGCAAACTGTTCTGTTGCTATGACTGTCTTCCATGTGCAGAAGGAAAGATTTCAGCACAAGAGG ATGCAGATGATTGTGTCTCATGTCCAGGAGAACAATATGCAAATGTCCATCAAAATGCATGCATTGTCAAAGAGATTACCTTCCTGTCTTATCAAGAATCTTTAGGAATTACCTCTTTGGTGTTTGCATTCTCCTTTGCTTTCATGACAGTACTTGTGCTAGTTATCTTCATTAAGCACAATGACACACcgattgtcaaagccaacaaccgtaGCCTCTCCTACCTCCTCCtcatctctcttctcttctccttcctttctactTTCCTTTTCATTGGTCGGCCTACAGTACTGACATGCCTTCTTCGACAAATTGCTTTTAGCTTCATATTTTCAGTAGCAATTTCTTGTGTGCTGGCCAAAACTATCATTGTAGTTCTTGCTtttatggccaccaagccaggatctGGAATAAGGAAATGGGTAGGGAACAAATTGTCTGCTTCTATTGTCTTTTCTTGCTCCTTCCTTCAAGCTTCTCTTTGTACCATTTGGCTGACAACCTCTGCCCCATTTCCAACTTTTGACATGTATTCCCTACATAAAGAAATTAtattggaatgtaatgaagggtCCACTTATATGTTTTATTGTGTCTTGGGCTTCATGAATATTCTTGCCCTAGTCAGTTTCTTGGTGGCCTACCTATCCAGGAACCTGCCTGAcacctttaatgaagccaagttcatcaccttcagcatgctgatcTTCTGCAGTGTGTGGTTGTCATTTTTCCCAGCCTATCTGAGCACCAAGGGTAAACTGATGGTAGCTGTGGAAATCTTCTCCATTTTTGGCTCCAGCGCAGGGTTATTGGCTTGCATATTTTTACCCAAATGTTATAGTATTATATTACAGCCTGAACTAAATAAAAGAGAACAGCTAGTGAGGAGGAAATAA